The following proteins are encoded in a genomic region of Nocardioides sp. cx-173:
- a CDS encoding LysR family transcriptional regulator yields MIDLAALTSLRAVDTHGSVVAAADALGFTPSAVSQQVKRLERQTGVPLLERVGRGVMLTRHGRHLVDAGARVLGDLEEIESGLHRQAEAVAGHLRIVAFSTAMRGLVAPAVRRLLDAHPDLTLQLSEREPWDTVDLVASGQCEVGVVHRWGDVALAIPGHLVAASVAQDVADVVVHRDHPLAGRGRVTPRDLVDEGWVATPEGTICREWLTRMYDGTGRLPRIAHQSMEFDSHLAMVRAGLGIALVPRLGRQPLGDDVVALPAADPVPTREVLALHRRSMTASPAVAAVLAGLCADPSESF; encoded by the coding sequence ATGATCGATCTGGCCGCCCTCACGTCCCTGCGTGCCGTCGACACCCACGGCTCCGTGGTGGCGGCCGCGGACGCGCTCGGCTTCACGCCCAGCGCGGTGTCGCAGCAGGTGAAGCGGCTGGAGCGCCAGACCGGCGTACCCCTGCTCGAGCGGGTGGGCCGCGGCGTGATGCTCACCCGCCACGGCCGGCACCTCGTGGACGCCGGGGCACGGGTGCTGGGCGACCTCGAGGAGATCGAGTCCGGGCTGCACCGCCAGGCCGAGGCGGTGGCGGGCCACCTGCGCATCGTCGCCTTCTCCACCGCCATGCGCGGCCTGGTGGCGCCCGCCGTACGCCGCCTGCTCGACGCCCATCCCGACCTGACCCTCCAGCTCTCCGAGCGCGAGCCGTGGGACACCGTCGACCTGGTCGCCTCCGGCCAGTGCGAGGTGGGCGTGGTGCACCGCTGGGGCGACGTGGCGCTGGCCATCCCCGGCCATCTGGTCGCGGCCTCGGTGGCCCAGGACGTCGCCGACGTGGTCGTCCACCGCGACCACCCGCTGGCCGGGCGCGGCCGCGTCACGCCTCGCGACCTGGTCGACGAGGGCTGGGTCGCCACCCCGGAGGGCACGATCTGCCGCGAGTGGCTGACCCGCATGTACGACGGCACCGGGCGACTGCCGCGCATCGCCCACCAGTCGATGGAGTTCGACAGCCACCTGGCGATGGTCCGCGCCGGCCTGGGCATCGCGCTCGTGCCCCGGCTCGGTCGGCAGCCGCTCGGCGACGACGTCGTCGCGCTCCCGGCGGCCGATCCGGTCCCCACCCGCGAGGTCCTGGCCCTCCACCGCCGCAGCATGACCGCCTCCCCCGCGGTCGCCGCCGTCCTCGCCGGTCTCTGCGCCGACCCGTCAGAAAGTTTCTGA
- a CDS encoding maltokinase N-terminal cap-like domain-containing protein, translating to MTHLEPQVFSDYLVRTRWFGGKGRPFNVTGFRLVGEVPGRVDDSPRVVIHLVQVTYDDVDAAAPDAVELYQVPLAFYEHPQGRLDHAFVGWWEDPEHGWVHAYDALHDREAMACWLRSFDDAATQEHGHTVDPETMLTFHRLPGHDLDRDAQSMLFTGEQSNSSVAFGEDALMKVFRKVTPGVNPDVAVHDVLTRAGSDHIAALYGWLDVLDADSDAVIQLAMLQQFLRTATDGWDLALGSVRSLFADPELHARESGGDFAGEATRLGEALRELHETLRESFGSQSIETADLAEQMGQRLAAAETVVPGLAEHHAPLAALHDRVARLGRIEVHRIHGDLHLGQTLRTSKGWKVVDFEGEPAKPLAERMLPDSPWRDVAGMLRSFDYVPHVVVRDREEEDDPEVDAQRTQRGQEWAHRSRNHFLTAYAGGELSETQRTLLDAYVADKAVYETVYETRNRPTWVDIPLQAVARIGAP from the coding sequence GTGACGCATCTCGAGCCCCAGGTCTTCAGCGACTACCTCGTCCGCACCCGCTGGTTCGGCGGCAAGGGCCGCCCGTTCAACGTCACCGGGTTCCGCCTCGTCGGCGAGGTCCCCGGGCGCGTGGACGACAGCCCCCGGGTGGTCATCCACCTGGTGCAGGTCACCTACGACGACGTCGACGCGGCCGCCCCGGACGCCGTCGAGCTCTACCAGGTCCCGCTGGCGTTCTACGAGCACCCGCAGGGTCGGCTCGACCACGCCTTCGTCGGCTGGTGGGAGGACCCCGAGCACGGCTGGGTCCACGCCTACGACGCCCTGCACGACCGGGAGGCCATGGCCTGCTGGCTGCGCTCGTTCGACGATGCCGCCACGCAGGAGCACGGTCACACCGTCGACCCCGAGACCATGCTGACCTTCCACCGCCTGCCCGGGCACGACCTCGACCGGGACGCCCAGTCGATGCTGTTCACGGGCGAGCAGTCCAACTCCTCGGTCGCCTTCGGCGAGGACGCGCTCATGAAGGTCTTCCGCAAGGTCACCCCCGGGGTCAACCCGGACGTCGCCGTCCACGACGTGCTCACCCGCGCGGGCTCGGACCACATCGCAGCCCTCTACGGCTGGCTCGACGTGCTCGACGCCGACTCCGACGCGGTGATCCAGCTGGCGATGCTGCAGCAGTTCCTGCGCACGGCCACCGACGGCTGGGACCTCGCGCTGGGCAGCGTCCGCTCCCTCTTCGCCGACCCCGAGCTGCACGCCCGTGAGTCCGGCGGCGACTTCGCCGGCGAGGCGACCCGCCTGGGCGAGGCCCTGCGCGAGCTGCACGAGACGCTGCGCGAGTCGTTCGGCTCGCAGAGCATCGAGACCGCCGACCTGGCCGAGCAGATGGGCCAGCGGCTCGCCGCCGCCGAGACCGTCGTACCCGGTCTGGCCGAGCATCACGCCCCGCTCGCCGCGCTCCACGACCGGGTCGCGCGGCTGGGGCGGATCGAGGTCCACCGCATCCACGGCGACCTCCACCTCGGCCAGACCCTGCGCACCAGCAAGGGCTGGAAGGTCGTCGACTTCGAGGGCGAGCCGGCCAAGCCGCTCGCCGAGCGGATGCTGCCCGACTCCCCCTGGCGTGACGTCGCGGGAATGCTGCGCTCCTTCGACTACGTGCCCCACGTGGTCGTGCGCGACCGCGAGGAGGAGGACGACCCGGAGGTCGACGCCCAGCGCACCCAGCGCGGCCAGGAGTGGGCGCACCGCTCCCGCAACCACTTCCTCACCGCCTACGCCGGCGGCGAGCTCAGCGAGACCCAGCGCACCCTGCTCGACGCCTACGTCGCCGACAAGGCCGTCTACGAGACCGTCTACGAGACCCGCAACCGTCCCACCTGGGTGGACATCCCCCTCCAGGCCGTGGCGAGGATCGGAGCCCCATGA
- a CDS encoding EamA family transporter, which yields MNRRDCILAALVATVWGFNFVVIDWGMGEVPPLLFLAARFVLVVLPAVFLVGRPRAPWRVVALIGVFMSLGQFGFLYVGMAAGMPPGLAALVLQAQVIFTVLIATGVLRELPTAAQAAGVALGSVGLVVVAVGRGGEVPLLALALCLLAALSWGVGNVLSRASGVSGGLSLTVWSALVVPVPLVALSLLLDGPEALAEGMAAFGWEALVATLYTAGLASLVGYGIFNTLLSRNRSASVVPWVLLAPVVAMASAWLLLDQRPNAAEATGGLLLVLGVLVALRPPRRPTSHQPHPTPTRQKLADPTADPSESFCRVSGGGEQLVTGQRPDSV from the coding sequence GTGAACCGACGCGACTGTATTCTCGCCGCCCTGGTCGCCACCGTCTGGGGCTTCAACTTCGTGGTGATCGACTGGGGGATGGGCGAGGTGCCGCCGCTGCTGTTCCTGGCGGCGCGGTTCGTGCTGGTGGTGCTGCCGGCGGTGTTCCTGGTCGGCCGTCCGCGGGCGCCCTGGCGGGTGGTGGCGCTGATCGGCGTGTTCATGTCCCTGGGCCAGTTCGGCTTCCTGTACGTCGGGATGGCGGCGGGGATGCCGCCGGGGCTGGCGGCGCTGGTGCTGCAGGCGCAGGTCATCTTCACCGTGCTCATCGCCACCGGCGTGCTGCGCGAGCTGCCCACGGCCGCGCAGGCGGCCGGCGTGGCGCTCGGGTCGGTCGGGCTGGTCGTCGTCGCCGTGGGTCGCGGCGGGGAGGTCCCGCTGCTGGCGCTGGCACTCTGCCTGCTCGCGGCGCTCTCCTGGGGGGTCGGCAACGTCCTGTCCCGCGCCTCGGGCGTCAGCGGCGGTCTGTCCCTGACGGTCTGGTCGGCACTCGTCGTACCGGTCCCGCTGGTGGCGCTCAGCCTGCTGCTCGACGGCCCCGAGGCGCTCGCCGAAGGGATGGCGGCGTTCGGCTGGGAGGCGCTGGTCGCCACGCTGTACACGGCCGGGCTGGCCTCGCTGGTGGGCTACGGCATCTTCAACACCCTGCTGAGCCGCAATCGCTCGGCGTCCGTGGTGCCCTGGGTGCTGCTCGCTCCGGTCGTCGCGATGGCCTCGGCCTGGCTGCTGCTCGACCAGCGGCCCAACGCGGCCGAGGCGACTGGCGGCCTGCTGCTCGTGCTCGGCGTCCTGGTGGCGCTGCGGCCTCCCCGCCGCCCGACGTCACACCAGCCCCACCCGACACCGACCCGTCAGAAACTCGCCGACCCCACCGCTGACCCGTCAGAAAGTTTCTGCCGGGTCAGCGGTGGGGGCGAGCAGTTGGTGACGGGTCAGCGGCCGGACTCGGTGTAG
- a CDS encoding NUDIX domain-containing protein, with amino-acid sequence MSEHPRTQTVADGVARVVWTPSDGDWAATLDAVRREVEAALVAGHSRVEMLVALEDETGQRVATWSGLRREGVRRGVDGDLVVYARLTSDASAEEPGGFRALLNSFLPRKRAISQMLIRDPDARVLLCQLTYKQDWDLPGGVVEVGESPQLAVAREVEEELGLSLEAGPLVLTDWLPPWGGWDDALCLVFDGGVHDASITDAIVMQAREIRAAEFLTLEQARERCADFTARRLESALANLGGGPAYTESGR; translated from the coding sequence GTGAGCGAGCACCCCCGCACCCAGACCGTCGCCGACGGCGTCGCCCGCGTCGTCTGGACGCCGTCGGACGGGGACTGGGCCGCGACCCTGGACGCCGTACGGCGTGAGGTCGAGGCCGCGCTCGTGGCGGGCCACAGCCGGGTCGAGATGCTGGTCGCCCTGGAGGACGAGACCGGCCAGCGGGTGGCCACCTGGTCCGGACTGCGCCGTGAGGGTGTGCGCCGCGGGGTGGACGGCGACCTGGTCGTCTACGCGCGCCTCACCTCCGACGCCTCCGCCGAGGAGCCGGGCGGGTTCCGAGCGCTGCTCAACTCCTTCCTCCCGCGCAAGCGCGCGATCAGCCAGATGCTGATCCGCGACCCCGACGCGCGGGTGCTGCTGTGCCAGCTGACCTACAAGCAGGACTGGGACCTGCCCGGCGGCGTGGTCGAGGTCGGCGAGTCCCCGCAGCTGGCGGTGGCGCGCGAGGTCGAGGAGGAGCTCGGTCTCTCCCTCGAGGCCGGGCCGCTCGTGCTCACCGACTGGCTGCCCCCCTGGGGCGGCTGGGACGACGCGCTGTGCCTGGTCTTCGACGGCGGCGTCCACGACGCCTCGATCACCGACGCCATCGTCATGCAGGCCCGCGAGATCCGGGCGGCGGAGTTCCTGACCCTCGAGCAGGCCCGCGAGCGCTGCGCCGACTTCACCGCCCGCCGCCTCGAGTCCGCCCTCGCCAACCTCGGCGGCGGCCCCGCCTACACCGAGTCCGGCCGCTGA
- a CDS encoding co-chaperone YbbN: MTQQPFSRPGAIDLSALKRPAPSPSAPTGGPRAPAGGGAAGATSYALDVTEQNFQEVIERSMTAPVLLVLFSRSRMPESGQLADDLATLSGEFEGRFLAGLVDVDVSPGIAQAMQVQSLPLLVAVLDGRPAPLLQDVVPLEELRTALTQVMQQLAAQGMTARHQPLSGAAPAAAEDEDAVDPRYAAAQDALANDDIDGAVAEYQKLVDANPADVEAAAGLAMAKVLQRAQGVDAGAARAAADAAPDDLAAQTLAADLDLLAGDVEAAFGRLVELVRRSAGDERNQAREHLLGLFAAVGNDDPRVLKGRQSLASALF; the protein is encoded by the coding sequence ATGACGCAGCAGCCGTTCAGCCGACCCGGAGCGATCGACCTCTCCGCGCTCAAGCGCCCCGCCCCCAGCCCCTCCGCCCCGACCGGCGGCCCGCGGGCACCAGCCGGCGGTGGTGCGGCCGGCGCCACGTCGTACGCGCTGGACGTGACGGAGCAGAACTTCCAGGAGGTCATCGAGCGGTCGATGACGGCGCCGGTCCTGCTGGTGCTCTTCTCCCGCTCGCGGATGCCCGAGAGCGGGCAGCTCGCCGACGACCTGGCGACCCTGTCGGGGGAGTTCGAGGGCCGCTTCCTGGCCGGCCTGGTCGACGTCGACGTGTCGCCGGGCATCGCGCAGGCCATGCAGGTGCAGTCGCTGCCGCTCCTGGTCGCGGTGCTGGACGGCCGCCCCGCTCCGCTGCTGCAGGACGTGGTGCCGCTCGAGGAGCTGCGCACGGCGCTGACCCAGGTCATGCAGCAGCTCGCGGCTCAGGGCATGACCGCGCGCCACCAGCCGCTGTCCGGCGCCGCCCCGGCGGCAGCCGAGGACGAGGACGCCGTCGACCCGCGCTACGCCGCGGCGCAGGACGCGCTCGCCAACGACGACATCGACGGTGCGGTCGCGGAGTACCAGAAGCTGGTCGACGCCAACCCCGCCGACGTGGAGGCCGCGGCCGGCCTGGCGATGGCCAAGGTGCTGCAGCGTGCCCAGGGAGTCGACGCCGGCGCCGCCCGCGCGGCCGCCGACGCCGCGCCCGACGACCTGGCCGCGCAGACCCTCGCGGCCGATCTCGACCTGCTGGCCGGCGACGTGGAGGCGGCCTTCGGCCGCCTCGTCGAGCTGGTACGGCGCTCGGCCGGCGACGAGCGCAACCAGGCGCGCGAGCACCTGCTCGGCCTGTTCGCGGCGGTCGGCAACGACGACCCGCGGGTGCTCAAGGGCCGCCAGAGCCTGGCCTCGGCGCTGTTCTGA
- the glgB gene encoding 1,4-alpha-glucan branching protein GlgB: MTDTIAPVPTSELDQIIHGEHGDPHLVLGPHVHDGVVTVRVLKPLASSVVVRHSGTETALEHEHEGIWAGVLTGETDVPDYRLAVSYDDGPIEVDDPYRFLPTLGSVDLHLINEGRHEQLWNVLGARVHHYQAFGTTVSGTSFAVWAPAARSVRLMGDFNSWDGRAHPMRQLGSSGVWELFVPGIGAGTSYKFGVRGADGEWREKADPMAFYAEVAPATASRVTESTHVWGDDEWMAARRDRKPVAEPMATYELHLGSWKRHPGGGFWSYDELADDLVPYLSELGFTHVELMPVMQHPFGGSWGYHVTSYFAPDSRYGDPDGFKRLVDRLHQAGIGVILDWVPGHFATDAWALARFDGTPLYEDPNPQRGWHKEWGSHIFNFGRPEVRNFLYANALYWLEEFHADGLRVDGVASMLYLDYAREEGEWSPNKHGGRENLEAVQFLQEMNATVYKRVPGIVTIAEESTSWPGVTGPTSDGGLGFGFKWNMGWMHDSLGYLKREPVHRPYHHHEMTFALVYAWAENYVLPISHDEVVHGKGSLLRKMPGDRWQQLANLRAYLAYMWAHPGKQLLFMGCELGQESEWAEARELDWWLLDHPEHRGVHDLVRDLNHAYVGSPALWSRDDDPAGFEWLDANDAGRSTYSFVRRGDGPDLVCVANFRDHPHEGFRLGLPSAGTWEEVLNTDAELYAGSGVGNLGKVVAVEGEHGGQPAYADIVLPPLATVWFRHAPEQGPSRPVS; the protein is encoded by the coding sequence ATGACCGACACCATCGCACCCGTCCCCACGTCCGAGCTCGACCAGATCATCCACGGCGAGCACGGCGACCCGCACCTGGTGCTGGGGCCGCACGTGCACGACGGGGTCGTCACCGTGCGCGTCCTCAAGCCGCTCGCCTCCTCGGTCGTGGTCCGCCACAGCGGCACCGAGACCGCCCTGGAGCACGAGCACGAGGGGATCTGGGCCGGCGTGCTGACCGGCGAGACCGACGTACCCGACTACCGCCTCGCGGTGTCCTACGACGACGGCCCGATCGAGGTCGACGACCCCTACCGCTTCCTGCCGACGCTCGGCTCGGTGGACCTGCACCTGATCAACGAGGGCCGCCACGAGCAGCTGTGGAACGTCCTCGGCGCGCGCGTGCACCACTACCAGGCGTTCGGCACCACCGTGAGCGGCACGTCGTTCGCCGTGTGGGCTCCCGCGGCCCGGTCCGTGCGCCTCATGGGCGACTTCAACAGCTGGGACGGGCGTGCGCACCCGATGCGCCAGCTGGGCAGCTCGGGCGTCTGGGAGCTCTTCGTCCCCGGCATCGGCGCCGGCACGTCGTACAAGTTCGGCGTGCGGGGAGCCGACGGCGAGTGGCGCGAGAAGGCCGACCCGATGGCGTTCTACGCCGAGGTCGCCCCGGCCACCGCCTCCCGCGTCACCGAGTCCACGCACGTCTGGGGCGACGACGAGTGGATGGCCGCGCGCCGCGACCGGAAGCCGGTCGCCGAGCCGATGGCCACCTACGAGCTGCACCTGGGCTCCTGGAAGCGCCACCCCGGCGGCGGCTTCTGGAGCTACGACGAGCTCGCCGACGACCTGGTCCCCTACCTCTCGGAGCTCGGCTTCACCCACGTCGAGCTGATGCCGGTGATGCAGCACCCGTTCGGCGGGTCGTGGGGCTACCACGTGACGTCGTACTTCGCGCCGGACTCCCGCTACGGCGACCCCGACGGGTTCAAGCGCCTGGTCGACCGCCTGCACCAGGCCGGCATCGGCGTCATCCTCGACTGGGTGCCCGGTCACTTCGCCACCGACGCGTGGGCGCTGGCCCGCTTCGACGGCACCCCGCTCTACGAGGACCCCAACCCCCAGCGCGGGTGGCACAAGGAGTGGGGCTCCCACATCTTCAACTTCGGGCGCCCCGAGGTGCGCAACTTCCTCTACGCCAACGCCCTCTACTGGCTCGAGGAGTTCCACGCCGACGGCCTGCGCGTCGACGGCGTGGCCTCGATGCTCTACCTCGACTACGCGCGCGAGGAGGGCGAGTGGTCGCCCAACAAGCACGGCGGCCGGGAGAACCTCGAGGCGGTGCAGTTCCTGCAGGAGATGAACGCCACCGTCTACAAGCGGGTGCCGGGCATCGTGACCATCGCCGAGGAGTCCACCTCGTGGCCCGGCGTCACCGGCCCCACCAGCGACGGCGGCCTCGGCTTCGGCTTCAAGTGGAACATGGGCTGGATGCACGACTCGCTCGGCTACCTCAAGCGGGAGCCGGTCCACCGGCCCTACCACCACCACGAGATGACCTTCGCGCTCGTCTACGCGTGGGCGGAGAACTACGTCCTGCCCATCTCGCACGACGAGGTCGTCCACGGCAAGGGCTCCCTGCTGCGCAAGATGCCCGGCGACCGGTGGCAGCAGCTGGCCAACCTGCGCGCCTACCTGGCCTACATGTGGGCCCACCCCGGCAAGCAGCTGCTCTTCATGGGCTGCGAGCTCGGCCAGGAGTCGGAGTGGGCCGAGGCCCGCGAGCTCGACTGGTGGCTGCTCGACCACCCCGAGCACCGCGGCGTCCACGACCTGGTGCGCGACCTGAACCACGCCTACGTCGGCTCACCCGCGCTGTGGTCGCGTGACGACGACCCGGCCGGGTTCGAGTGGCTCGACGCCAACGACGCCGGGCGCAGCACCTACTCCTTCGTCCGTCGCGGCGACGGCCCGGACCTGGTCTGCGTCGCCAACTTCCGCGACCACCCGCACGAGGGCTTCCGGCTCGGGCTGCCGTCGGCCGGCACCTGGGAGGAGGTGCTCAACACCGACGCCGAGCTCTACGCGGGCTCGGGCGTGGGCAACCTCGGCAAGGTGGTCGCCGTCGAGGGCGAGCACGGCGGCCAGCCGGCGTACGCCGACATCGTCCTCCCGCCGCTGGCGACGGTGTGGTTCCGCCACGCACCTGAGCAGGGGCCGTCTCGCCCGGTCTCCTAG
- a CDS encoding EI24 domain-containing protein, with translation MIPGSPYLFRGFVLWRTRPGLMLLGMVPALLVALVLVAALVTLLLQLTDLVRWLTPFVEDSTDSVRVPVQVSVAIALVVGSLALAASTFVGLTLAVGEPFYAKIWREAELMLGGSVPDGDLSAWRATRDAVVLMGVGVAASVVVVVAGTVPLFGTVIGGVLGIAVSGWMLAGDLLARPLEARGLDAAQRSELAKGARSEVFGFGVTAQALFLVPLGAVVVMPAAVVGATMLARDLVAARDLVAAGESAPTADPSETF, from the coding sequence GTGATACCTGGGTCGCCCTACCTCTTCCGGGGGTTCGTGCTGTGGCGCACGCGGCCCGGGCTGATGCTGCTCGGGATGGTGCCCGCCCTGCTGGTCGCGCTGGTGCTGGTCGCGGCCCTCGTGACCCTGCTGCTCCAGCTGACGGACCTGGTGCGGTGGCTGACGCCGTTCGTCGAAGACTCCACTGACTCGGTGCGGGTGCCCGTGCAGGTGAGCGTGGCCATCGCGCTCGTGGTCGGGTCGCTGGCGCTGGCCGCCTCCACCTTCGTGGGGTTGACGCTGGCTGTGGGCGAGCCGTTCTACGCCAAGATCTGGCGCGAGGCCGAGCTGATGCTGGGCGGCAGCGTGCCCGACGGCGACCTGAGCGCCTGGCGCGCCACCCGCGACGCCGTCGTGCTCATGGGCGTCGGCGTGGCCGCGAGCGTGGTCGTCGTGGTCGCCGGGACGGTGCCGCTGTTCGGCACCGTGATCGGCGGCGTGCTGGGCATCGCCGTGTCCGGCTGGATGCTCGCCGGTGACCTCCTGGCCCGCCCGCTCGAGGCGCGCGGCCTCGATGCGGCGCAGCGCAGCGAGCTCGCCAAGGGCGCGCGAAGCGAGGTGTTCGGCTTCGGCGTCACCGCCCAGGCGCTGTTCCTGGTGCCCCTCGGCGCGGTCGTGGTCATGCCGGCCGCCGTCGTGGGCGCCACCATGCTGGCCCGCGACCTGGTCGCTGCCCGCGACCTCGTGGCCGCTGGAGAGTCCGCTCCCACCGCTGACCCGTCAGAAACTTTCTGA
- the treS gene encoding maltose alpha-D-glucosyltransferase codes for MTDLLPEHTQPEPRPADPQDPFPDTVGTTPDWFKSAVFYEVMVRSFRDSNGDGTGDFKGLTEKLDYLAWLGVDCLWVPPFFTSPLRDGGYDVADFTNILPEAGTVEDFHHFLDEAHKRDIRVIIDFVMNHTSDQHPWFQASREDPEGPYGDFYVWSDTDELYQDARVIFVDTEPSNWTWDPVRQQYFWHRFFSHQPDLNYDNPLVHDAILEAISFWFDMGLDGFRLDAVPYLYERPGTNGENLPETHEFLRKVRRFVDEKYPGRILLAEANQWPADVVDYYGDFDSGGDECHMCFHFPVMPRIFMAVRRESRFPISEILEQTPPIPHGCQWGIFLRNHDELTLEMVSDDDRDYMWDEYAKDPRMKANIGIRRRLAPLLDNDTNQIELFNALLLSLPGSPVLYYGDEIGMGDNIWLGDRDGVRTPMQWTPDRNAGFSSATPGKLFLPAIQDPVYGYQSVNVEAQLENPSSLLHWTRRMIQARRRHDAFGLGSFHDLGGSNPAVLSYAREHVGEDGESDIIVCVNNLSRFAQPIELDLRRFEGMIPVELLGGVPFPRIGELPYLLTLGGYGFYWFRLIAATDQGEGQLL; via the coding sequence GTGACCGACCTGCTGCCCGAGCACACCCAGCCCGAGCCCCGGCCGGCCGACCCGCAGGACCCCTTCCCCGACACCGTCGGCACGACCCCCGACTGGTTCAAGTCGGCGGTCTTCTACGAGGTGATGGTCCGCTCGTTCCGCGACTCCAACGGCGACGGCACCGGCGACTTCAAGGGCCTGACCGAGAAGCTCGACTACCTGGCCTGGCTGGGGGTCGACTGCCTGTGGGTGCCGCCGTTCTTCACCAGCCCGCTGCGCGACGGCGGCTACGACGTCGCCGACTTCACCAACATCCTCCCCGAGGCCGGCACGGTGGAGGACTTCCACCACTTCCTCGACGAGGCCCACAAGCGCGACATCCGCGTGATCATCGACTTCGTCATGAACCACACCAGCGACCAGCACCCGTGGTTCCAGGCCAGCCGGGAGGACCCCGAGGGTCCCTACGGCGACTTCTACGTGTGGTCCGACACCGATGAGCTCTACCAGGACGCGCGGGTCATCTTCGTCGACACCGAGCCCTCCAACTGGACCTGGGACCCGGTCCGCCAGCAGTACTTCTGGCACCGGTTCTTCTCCCACCAGCCGGACCTCAACTACGACAACCCGCTGGTCCACGACGCGATCCTCGAGGCCATCTCGTTCTGGTTCGACATGGGCCTGGACGGCTTCCGCCTCGACGCGGTGCCCTACCTCTACGAGCGTCCCGGCACCAACGGCGAGAACCTGCCGGAGACCCACGAGTTCCTCCGGAAGGTCCGGCGCTTCGTCGACGAGAAGTACCCCGGCCGGATCCTGCTCGCCGAGGCCAACCAGTGGCCGGCCGACGTGGTCGACTACTACGGCGACTTCGACTCCGGTGGGGACGAGTGCCACATGTGCTTCCACTTCCCGGTGATGCCGCGGATCTTCATGGCGGTGCGGCGCGAGTCCCGCTTCCCCATCTCCGAGATCCTGGAGCAGACGCCGCCGATCCCGCACGGCTGCCAGTGGGGCATCTTCCTGCGCAACCACGACGAGCTCACGCTGGAGATGGTCAGCGACGACGACCGTGACTACATGTGGGACGAGTACGCCAAGGACCCCCGCATGAAGGCCAACATCGGCATCCGCCGGCGCCTGGCGCCGCTGCTGGACAACGACACCAACCAGATCGAGCTGTTCAACGCGCTGCTCCTGTCGCTGCCGGGCTCGCCGGTGCTCTACTACGGCGACGAGATCGGAATGGGCGACAACATCTGGCTCGGCGACCGCGACGGGGTCCGCACCCCGATGCAGTGGACGCCCGACCGCAACGCCGGCTTCTCCTCGGCGACGCCGGGCAAGCTGTTCCTCCCGGCGATTCAGGATCCGGTCTACGGGTACCAGTCGGTCAATGTCGAGGCCCAGCTGGAGAACCCGTCCTCGCTGCTGCACTGGACGCGGCGGATGATCCAGGCGCGTCGCCGCCACGACGCCTTCGGGCTCGGCTCGTTCCACGACCTCGGCGGCTCGAACCCCGCCGTGCTGTCCTACGCCCGCGAGCACGTCGGCGAGGACGGCGAGTCCGACATCATCGTGTGCGTCAACAACCTCTCGCGCTTCGCGCAGCCCATCGAGCTGGACCTGCGCCGCTTCGAGGGCATGATCCCGGTCGAGCTGCTCGGGGGCGTGCCGTTCCCGCGCATCGGCGAGCTGCCCTACCTGCTGACGCTGGGCGGCTACGGCTTCTACTGGTTCCGCCTGATCGCGGCGACCGACCAGGGAGAGGGGCAGCTGCTGTGA